ATCGCGGAGCAGCCGGTAGCGGATTCGGTAAAAGCCCTTTACTTCTCCGGGCAGCGGTATGGAGCGCTCGAACGCGGTGTCGCAGTCGACCTGCCGGAGCAGCCGGGCAAGCAGGTTGCCGTCAGGATCGAGGAACGCGATCTCCTCCCCGCAGGTTCCGAATTTCCTGCTTCCGGGCTGGAAGCGGAATCGGAGCAGCTGTCTCTCGCTGGCCCAGGAAAGTGTGCCGGAACCGGAGCCGGAGATTGTCAGCACCGGTTTGCGGTTCGTTCCAGCCTCCGGTTTGCGGAAAGGCGGCGGTACGTTCCGGGTTGCCACTTCCGCACCGTCGACGCTGAGTCCGGCCAGAAACAACTCTCCCTGCGGACGGGTCCGGTTGACGGGATCGAGCCAGAAGGCAACCAGCCTGACCGGGAATTCCAGAGAAGGGTTCTCTTTTGAGTTGCCGCCCCAGATATCGCAGCGATCGACGGCGGGAGAGAAGCCGTACTCCTTCCAGCCGTTGTGCCGCAGCGACCGGAAGTCATTCTCCGTATAGCAGAAGAGTGCGGTTTTCCCTCCGGCGTCGCGGCACATGAAATAAAAACGGTGGGCGGAGGCGGTGTCGTAAATCCAGAGCGACAGGCGCGAATCCCTGTTCAGCACGATCGGCTCTTTCGGCTTGATGATCAGGCTGAGGTCGCGTCCTTCCCGGATTTTGAAATCATAAAGGAGACGCAGGGAGTTTCTGCCGTGCGCGGCGGCATTTTCAAGCCGGGAGTAGTCGCTCGATTTTCCCTCAAGCGTCCACTGTGAGGCATCCTCGCAGAGATTGGCCGCCGCAAGGCGGCAGCCGAAGCAGATTAACGTAAACAGAAAGATTGGATATTTCGTGATTTTCATTATGTTCGTTGCCTTTTTCGGTGTTTCGTTCCGGCCGGTCAGAGAATCCACGGCCACGGAATGACGACGCCGGAATTCGTGACCGCTCCATCGGAGATCAGGACATCAAACTTCCATTCGTTAATCAGTTTCGTTGCATTCACCTCTTCCGCGTGTCCGTCGGCGAAGGCGAGCCGTCCGGAACCGTGGCTGATGGAGAGGCCGCCGTCTTCGATCGCTTTGCGCGGATGATACGTCCAGATGCCCTGTGCCGGCAGGTCCGCAGTGTCGCCGGCTCGCCGGGTCTCGCCGAAGAGGTGGATCCGGGCCGGACGCTTCATTCGTTGAAAGACGACTACCGCCTGTCCGCCGGTTCCTTTCTGGTAAAAGTTCCCCAGTGTTGGAACAGCTGAATTGATGTTGTTCTGATAATACCACGCCGAATCCACGACGTTCATCATGCCGTACGAGGAGAACCAGTGCCAGGCTTCCTCCGGCTTCAACAGCGGAGCGTCGGAGCAGAACAGAACCGA
The nucleotide sequence above comes from Victivallis lenta. Encoded proteins:
- a CDS encoding type II secretion system protein, yielding MFSSIRSHRHRPLRSRFRFTLIELLVVIAIIAILASMLLPALSRARDRGKASRCSSNLRQVMLSGILYSNDNKGMLMYLWDSEFWVYNLTRGKYLSQSVLFCSDAPLLKPEEAWHWFSSYGMMNVVDSAWYYQNNINSAVPTLGNFYQKGTGGQAVVVFQRMKRPARIHLFGETRRAGDTADLPAQGIWTYHPRKAIEDGGLSISHGSGRLAFADGHAEEVNATKLINEWKFDVLISDGAVTNSGVVIPWPWIL